Proteins found in one Xenopus laevis strain J_2021 chromosome 1L, Xenopus_laevis_v10.1, whole genome shotgun sequence genomic segment:
- the spcs3.L gene encoding signal peptidase complex subunit 3 L homeolog, with product MNTVLSRANSLFAFSLSVMAALTFGCFITTAFKERIVPVNIHVSRVMLENVEDFTGPRERSDLGFITFDINADLQPIFDWNVKQLFIYLSAEYSTRSNTLNQVVLWDKIILRGDNPKLSLKEMKSKYFFFDDGNGLKGNRNITLTLSWNVVPNAGILPLVTGSGHKSIPFPDTYKTTMSY from the exons ATGAACACCGTTCTTTCGCGAGCTAATTCGCTCTTTGCTTTTTCATTGAGCGTTATGGCGGCGCTCACCTTTGGTTGCTTTATCACCACCGCGTTCAAGGAGCGGATAGTTCCTGTCAACATCCATGTGTCTCGGGTGATGCT GGAGAATGTTGAAGATTTTACTGGTCCCCGGGAAAGAAGTGACCTAGGATTTATCACATTTGATATAAATGCAG ATTTGCAGCCGATATTTGATTGGAATGTTAAACAGCTATTTATTTACTTGTCTGCTGAATATTCCACCAGAAGCAAC ACCCTGAACCAGGTCGTACTATGGGACAAGATCATCCTCCGAGGAGATAATCCAAAGTTGTCCTTAAAAGAAatgaaatcaaagtattttttctttgacGATGGAAATGGTCTCAA GGGTAATCGCAATATCACATTGACTCTTTCTTGGAACGTTGTCCCAAATGCTGGCATCTTACCCCTTGTCACAGGATCAGGACATAAATCCATTCCATTTCCTGATACCTATAAAACCACGATGAGCTATTAA